The proteins below come from a single Panicum hallii strain FIL2 chromosome 7, PHallii_v3.1, whole genome shotgun sequence genomic window:
- the LOC112899707 gene encoding WEB family protein At5g16730, chloroplastic-like, whose product MQGSKTKSGSAEAKSNGKPEKEKKGGAGTPPTPKDSKPRKPAVPKASAAHGTPRAADKSPGSADRKAPTPKASSRLATPPEKQGKPAKPAQEQQAVKSPQELQGQLAAVQEELVKAKEQLVEKEKEKGKVLEELERAKKVADEANAKLQEALDAQRKAAEASEAEKFPAGQSEQTSIESVQRKLGSMQSQQEADAAALRSTVEQLEKARYELADAIDAKNEALSQVDDAIRASAAKAEEVELLTAEVKRLKELVDSKLDGKAKKTANRIQKLETENSALKLELEKAKPAEEKAVQLERVVEELKIDIADAKKAGSKSGELADEWQKKAQLLEVRLEEADQSNILKGESLNSAMEELDAASSMLREKESKVAALQDKVRFLEDEVTRQKGDIDDSGKRLTAAEKEAADLWAEVEALRLKLRATEEEKMDALNSDKNASSEIETLTEQKNQLAEELEASKDEVEKVKKAMEGLASALQEMSAESREAQEKYLLKQDEIERAQAQVEELNMSLKNTKENYEVMLDEANYEKVCLTKSIERLEAEAKNAHEEWQSKELSFVNSIKNAEEEIVAIRVQMDRTMEEVKDKENENAELLEKMQHLEAQLTEANRIKEEAKAETIQWKEKLLDKENELQNIKQENDDLQAKESASSEKIKELSSQLANAKDGTINGSTKEEDNEKGGSEEDDEPVVVVAKMWENSKYTDYDSSKEKENDGDSQIDLESNKGDAALDSNGLHSTKENSGSTSPTKQQQQQKKKPLLKRFGGLLKKKSEN is encoded by the exons ATGCAGGGCTCCAAGACCAA ATCTGGCTCGGCCGAGGCGAAGAGCAACGGCAAGccggagaaggagaagaagggCGGCGCCGGCACGCCGCCGACGCCCAAGGACAGCAAGCCCCGCAAGCCGGCCGTGCCCAAGGCGAGCGCCGCCCATGGCACGCCGCGCGCAGCTGACAAGTCCCCCGGGTCGGCCGACCGCAAGGCGCCCACGCCCAAGGCCTCTTCCCGGCTCGCCACGCCTCCAGAG AAGCAAGGGAAGCCCGCGAAGCCCGCGCAGGAGCAGCAGGCCGTGAAGTCTCCTCAGGAGCTGCAGGGGCAGCTTGCCGCGGTTCAGGAGGAGCTCGTGAAGGCCAAGGAGCAGTTggtggagaaggagaaggagaaggggaaAGTCCTCGAGGAGCTGGAGCGTGCCAAGAAGGTGGCTGATGAGGCCAATGCCAAGCTGCAGGAGGCGCTGGATGCGCAGAGGAAGGCCGCGGAGGCATCGGAGGCTGAGAAATTCCCTGCTGGCCAGTCAGAGCAGACGAGCATCGAGTCTGTGCAGAGGAAGCTGGGGAGCATGCAGAGCCAGCAGGAAGCTGATGCTGCCGCGCTGCGGTCGACGGTAGAGCAGCTTGAGAAGGCTAGGTATGAGCTGGCCGATGCAATCGATGCCAAGAACGAAGCGCTCAGCCAGGTAGATGATGCCATTAGGGCCTCTGCGGCGAAGGCTGAGGAAGTTGAGCTCCTCACTGCAGAGGTTAAGCGCCTCAAAGAGCTGGTTGATTCCAAGCTGGATGGCAAGGCAAAGAAGACTGCCAATAGGATTCAGAAGCTTGAAACAGAGAACTCTGCATTAAAGCTTGAGCTTGAGAAAGCAAAGCCTGCTGAAGAGAAAGCGGTTCAATTGGAGCGTGTGGTTGAAGAACTTAAGATTGACATTGCTGATGCTAAGAAGGCAGGCTCAAAGTCAGGCGAATTAGCTGATGAATGGCAGAAGAAGGCACAGCTGCTCGAGGTCAGGTTGGAAGAAGCCGATCAGTCTAACATTTTGAAGGGCGAGTCTTTGAATTCAGCTATGGAAGAACTGGATGCAGCAAGTAGTATGCTCCGTGAGAAAGAATCCAAAGTTGCTGCTCTTCAGGACAAGGTCAGGTTCTTGGAGGATGAGGTTACTAGACAGAAGGGGGATATTGATGATTCGGGCAAACGGCTAACTGCTGCAGAGAAAGAGGCAGCTGATTTATGGGCGGAGGTCGAAGCACTTAGATTGAAGCTCCGTGCAACGGAAGAAGAGAAAATGGATGCTCTGAACAGTGATAAAAATGCTAGTTCAGAAATAGAGACCCTGACTGAACAGAAGAACCAGCTGGCTGAGGAGCTTGAAGCTAGCAAAGATGAAGTTGAGAAGGTTAAGAAGGCAATGGAAGGTCTGGCCTCGGCCTTACAGGAAATGTCAGCTGAATCTAGAGAAGCGCAGGAGAAGTACCTTCTCAAACAAGATGAGATTGAGCGTGCTCAAGCACAAGTAGAGGAACTTAACATGAGTCTGAAGAATACAAAGGAGAATTATGAGGTAATGCTTGATGAAGCAAACTATGAGAAGGTTTGCCTTACAAAGTCAATTGAAAGACTAGAAGCAGAAGCTAAGAATGCGCACGAGGAATGGCAGTCCAAGGAGCTAAGTTTTGTCAATTCTATTAAGAATGCAGAAGAAGAAATAGTCGCTATCAGGGTTCAGATGGATAGGACCATGGAGGAGGTTAAGGACAAGGAAAATGAAAATGCTGAGTTGCTGGAGAAGATGCAGCACCTTGAAGCTCAGCTAACAGAAGCTAACAGAATCAAAGAGGAAGCCAAGGCTGAAACTATCCAATGGAAGGAGAAGCTATTAGACAAAGAGAATGAGCTGCAGAACATAAAACAGGAGAATGATGATTTACAGGCAAAGGAATCAGCTTCGTCTGAGAAGATTAAGGAGCTCTCTTCCCAGCTTGCTAATGCAAAAGATGGCACAATAAATGGTAGCACCAAGGAAGAAGATAATGAGAAGGGGGGCAGTGAAGAGGACGATGAACCTGTTGTAGTAGTTGCGAAAATGTGGGAAAACAGCAAGTACACTGACTATGACTCGTCTAAGGAGAAGGAGAATGACGGCGACTCACAAATTGATTTGGAATCAAACAAGGGAGATGCAGCTCTTGACAGCAACGGGCTGCACTCGACGAAGGAGAA